tgagaaatatttctttcgtgcACGATAGTttggtaattatataaatatattaactagtatttattttatcagttACAACAAGCTGTGGAGCAACTAAGAAGAGAAcgagatttttataaaaatgaatacaaGAATATCAAGGATAACTATaataaaacgatcgaaaaaGACCATGTAAAGTGTTACTCGTTTCTTTTCGCACAGTTTTTTTTAATgcatatgtaatattttatctttatttttaaaaataggtTGACCTATGGTCGCGAATACGAGAATTAAAATGTGAGttaaacgaaaaggaaaatgcATTAGATGAATTACagcgagaaaagaaagacCTGTATCgtgaaaaaacaaatttagaaACACGTTTACAAACTTACAAAACTGAACATAAAGCACCTTATCGTCCTTGCAATGTATGCAAACGTGGTGTTGGCTGTAATTGTTCTCCTCCGGTAATGAGAGATGTTGGCAAGACAAAGGTAAAgggtataaataattttattgcaaaaattGCAATTCGGAAAATTGTTATTGAAATCACTTTATAATTAGAGAAAATCCTTATAGCTTTATTTGAAATGTTAAATGAATACAATGTTTTtaagaatttctaattaaatttataaaagtaacattttttagAACATTATCGAACGTCTGGAACATGAACGGGACATTGCACGGGCCGATGTGGATCGTTTAATCGAAGAACGCGATGCATTACGTGAAAGATTAAAGGTAATTcgtaaagtttatttattggTGAATATaggtaaatttattattataaatgctCTTTATCGTATGAGAACGTGTTATCCACTTAACTCGGCACCCGCGCTCGCGATAATATATGAGAATGGCAATAGTGTAACATGTACGCTTACTACTACAATCAAATGTCGCTTGTCATCTACGAGTTattgttagaaatataattaggCGAGAATACAGAGCAGTTTGACTGTCGCCGAAGCACTTTAAATTTGATGTCACGACAAGGAGAAAACAATCGTCGAGAAAGCGAATCCCGCGTTTTCAACatgtttttgaaatttttcatgtcCTTACGCGCTCCCGAAGCTTCAAAACAAGCAAGCACACCCGGTTCTGTTTTCACATGTAgctaaattttttttctttaataacaatatctttaatattttgcattgTGCTTATCCGAAATGTAATTAcgatgtaattttttttttttatttaaaattgcatttaACTGCCAAAGTTATTAGCGGATTACAATAGAATTGTTCACATTCTTATAAACATCGaggcttcttttttttatttcgtccgGTAATTTTCGCTTTTaacatattaaacattttcttctacgtcgtacttgaaaatttatttataatcacattctacaaatgaaaattctattatttgaTTTCGGATCGTTCTTCTGTGAATACGTTGTATATAAGAATAAGGGACAAGGAGAGTAATCGAGATACGATAAGACACCTGACAGAATTCGTATTTGGAGAGACCAGTTTTAAAAAATGCGAATTAATTTAGTTCTCGTACTGCAGTGGCTGGATCCCTTCGGACTTGTCGGTAAACGACAACAATTTCATATATGGCAAATTcattatagaaatttgtaaattagaTGGCTGCGGAAGCACATACGTCTGAACAACGTCGTCTAAAAGAAAACTTGACCGACGTTGAAACTCGATTGAAACAGATAGAAAAGGAACGACAAGAGCTTTTACTTACGCAAGGAGCACGAAGAGCAACTATCAATGGACTAGAGGATCAATTACAAGATTTGCGAGAAGAATTAAAACGGACTAAGCAAGAATTAGGAACTCAAAGAAcacaatattttcaacttcgGTATTacttattaggttgtccgaaaagtgtctttctttcacaAACACGTCTtctacaacgatgcatctttatacaaatatgaaacttAATCCGTCGGACggtgtgatctttattttggtAGAACAatatggatcatacgtaattcaataaaataatataaaacggaaaatgttgtgcatccattatttccttataaaacgaaagatacttttcggactacctaatatttttcataaaagaaaaactttGTAGAGAATgtaacacaaaaatatttccttatgaTTTTCTTTAGTATTCAGTAGatacatgtacataattaataaatatgatagAGCTCTACAAGATCAAACGGATCAGGCTTTGGGAGATGCTCAGAATCAGTTGACACAGTCGGAGTCCGAACTGAATAAGACGTTGGACCGTAATAGAACGATGGAACGGCAGCAGTTGGAGTTAGAAAATCAAGTGGAAGGATTACAACAAGAAATTAACAATCTTAAAGCAAATATGACACATTTGGATCACGAAAAAGATCAATTGCTAGTGAGTAATAGATATTGCAAAGTATCCAACGACACTTACGTATGATGTAATGAATAAGCGAATTTTGTTAGATGGTATTGGACGAGAAGACAGAAAGGATAGCTACTCTAGAGAAAGAAATTCTGATGAAAGAAGAACAACTAATAGGAAGCGAGCAACAGATTCACGATTTGCAACACAAAAATCAGTGAGTATCGTgtgtatttataaaacttgTCACATTCTAGAAAATCTTATCAGCTTTCAGAAATCTAATTACTATATTCTAAAAGAGACAccataaattgtatatatttacaaaacatTGGCAGTAAagatgatatttaattattagattTGACAAAAATCTTTTCGCATACATTTATAACAGagtaatactaaaaataagtACTAGAATTATATGAATACGAGTATATCTgcataacaaattataaaatgggATAGACTTAAACTATggaattaaacgaaaaatatcataacactaggatattaaataaatagaaattcgaGGAATTCACACGAGATTGTTGAGAACATTTTACACGCATTctttatacaacgttatttacacataatatctaaaaaaaatgCATATCGAATAATTGATTTTATCATCACCATATGCTATTATACACAGTCTGACACCTCTTTACTTAAAAGTTTATTGACTTTACTCTTCCATTGAGAAACTTTGCTAAACTTACTGTGGGTGGCTGACAACTACCCAGGGAGAAGAGATTATTACTTTCTAACTCAGAAATTTGTGGACTGTCCGTGATCCTTTTGTATCCGGGTCTGCATTCGCATCTCGCCCTTGGCTCTGATTCTTCGTTCTTCCATAAGCTCTGTTTTGGCATTCTTCGTGCAACCAACCATTCTCCTGCAGTACACGGACCTTgtgtatataatttgtaacaggttttatttatttccaccATTCCGGGTGTAGATTCGcagctatcattaatttcttcgGAACATTTTTTCGAATCGGTCAGTATATTTATACATCCACATACTCCATTGTAACTGATTCCATCAACAGATGGTCGtatattataatcatataaaacAACTTGTCCGTTCGGACATGGTCCTCTGGTTCCTATTTTGTAACAGGTCTTTTCTTGTGAAAAATATAGTCGACCCCGTTTACAAGGCACAGGAATACAAGTCGTCGAATTTATTAGCATGTAGCCGTTTTCACAAGGTCCTTTTGTGTAAAGTCTGTAGCAAAATCCATTTTCATAGAGAACATGACCTGGCTTGCATACACACTTAGCTTGAACTATTTCTTCGTTGGTTATCGTGTTTGTTACGATAAAGTGATGCCCTTGCGGACACGGACCGATACCGCCTGTGTTAATAAACGAGTACAATATAATAACGTAAAGTAACGATAAATAGTAGAAAATTCGAGGAAGCTTATGGCGTCATGCGTATTTTGAATTGTCTTACCTAATTGATAACACATCGCAGTTGGTTCATGGTAATGAGGTAATTTAGAGTGACAGCCACATACGCCACCtggtaaaaataattctccaGGTTCCGTACATGGGCCTTTAGTGTAATGTTCGTGGCAACCACCCACACTACCCGCCCAGTGATATCGTCCAAGTTCTCCATTTCTAGAGCAGGAACATACCGTTAATCCGTCTTCATCTACAGCAAGGAGTTCACCTTTTGGGCATGGCCCTTTGCTAAATTTGGGATAACATTTGCCATCCCTAGGCCAATAGACTTCTCCTTTCCCTGTACATGGCTCTGGATCATGGCAGACACCCCACCTTTGTTCAaagataaagtaaatttaGAGGGAAACTTTTTATGTTAGTTACACTGTATGGAGACCCGTTAgattcgttatatcgtaatacctAGACTTGCCAGAAGTCTTTGGAACGGGTGCAAAATATTGTCCTTTCGAGCAGGATGCTCTCGTATATATCTTATGACAAAGAGCATCTCTAGGAGATTGCACGGTTCCTGGAGGACATCTACATTCAGCTACAGTTCCACCTCTACCCGCAGCTGGACCTAGTTCCATCGTCTCCGGGCATGGAGCTCCAATCTGTCGAACAAAATCTATAGTTATAACAGTCTatagttataataaataatctataattataatttaaatttctcgatCGAGTAAACTCAATGTCGGTCGATcaagtgaaaaaagaaaagaaacacgaGAAGCTGCTTCTCTAATGTACATTCTATTAAGAGAACTCGAATGACTCCGTAAAGAGAAATGCAGCACCTGCCtggaatattttgtaacactTTCCATCCGGCGGCCAAAATAACAATTGCCAGCCACGTGGTTGAGCGGCGCAGGGATTGCTTGACGGATCTGCCCATGGTGGAGGCATTATCGCTGACTTAACGCGAACAACTAACGCGAGCCAGATAATTACCAATACGTCTCGTAAAGCGCTGAAACGTATTTAAAGAATTCATGTTTAgttgaaattgaaatcgacgtataagatataaaaatggcATTCTGAAGTGTTTAGGAATAACGTACATAGAACAGGTTTGCTACAcgtttttagaatttaaattagaatttgtaaggaattatataaaatgatattttaggAAAATGAGGTTTCGGATTTCATCTCAGTCGAGCACTTGAAACCGGGAAACACCGATTGCGATAGGAAACGTTATCGCGTATTCGTGTCTACGTATGTCAAAATCGAGGGTAGTGGTAGAACAGAGCAAAAGCAcgacagaaataaaatgacCATACTTTCACTGTTTCACTATGGCAATGGCATTGTCCCTGGTGGCAGGGCTCGAGATGACGACATGCATGTAGAATAAGAATACCATTCTCTATATATGTGCCGTATAACTGTTGCAAACTGAAAGCAAAAAcactttcctcttttttctcttttgacTTTAACCATTTGTAGACGGAGCAAATAACTTTGAACGACATTCTTGAATTAGATTGGAATCGGTAATCTAGTAAAATTAAGCTTGAACGTATTAAAATTAGTTGGTAGAAGTTGGaagtttttctaaaaatagaaacgtaaTATAGGCAACGAACGTTCTATCGCATCGATTACGAACCATTGAAAATCATGCTGCGTTTGATCCGCGCGATTACACGCGCTCTTCCACCCAAAATCAAGGAAACGATTACAGGATACAAGAAAGCTTGCCACTTAGATCCTGATAGTCGCTAGACAAGCTTTCTTCAATGACTTTCCATTGCAATAACGGAACGAGTTTTGCCGATTGTTCACTAGTGTTTTATTAATTGCGTTTCTTAATTTATCGCGCTCTGTTTATAGACTGGTGTTTCGAATAGGATCGTTTGGAGAAAACGTTTGATTCGTTATTTGACAGCGTAAATagtattattagaattatagaattatgcaaattacgtaaattacttaaatttcGTATATGTGTATTCTAACGATcgtatttattcgtatttattcgtatttattcGTATTCATGGACAATATCATGTAAATATCGATGAAAGTGTTAGTGTTTCTGAGGAGTATATTTTCAAATCGTCTAAATTTTACGGTAAAGAAAATGGGATTATTTCACGTGGTTGCGGTTTGTAGGAAAGTCGCACGGCCACCGGAGAACTATCGCGGAATGTCGagcttcctcttcttcctgtataattattaatcttcATTGTCAAACTGGTGTGACCACTTGGCGCAAATAAAAAGTGAGAGTACTAGAGATTTATTCGGTAAGGCAATCTCGGTTACGCATTCTCTTCGTACACGTGTTCTGTTCGTAGCcacacaaataaaaataatatacgtatattacacgtacaacgctatattattaattattaattattaatttggtTAATTATTTGACTAGCTTCGGAATTTAGATGTAGAATTTCCGTTAATTTAGAACTAAATTTAGAACCAAGTAGAACGAGTCGCACATTCTACGCTTCACTTGGATTTGTTgaattatcaaaaaattatgTCAGTTCTGTTCAAGTATTTCAGTTCTGTTTATCCAGGTTCTTAGAAGCAAACAGAATCAGACTCGAAATCTCTAAAGTCTGCGTTAAAAGTTctagagagaaataaaagttttcatagaaaaagaaagagaaatagtaTCCATCATTGTAGATTATATTTATAGCTGAGGGTTAATATCTGCGTCGATTAATTACCGGGATAAAGAGGGGCATGATTCGaagattttatcatttttatagtaCAAACGTTCAATAGTTCAATATCAATGAATAATCTCATAAGTGAAAAGCAATTAGTTGCCGAGAAACGGGGGAGTATTGCGTCAAAACTTTCACGTTTACTGCATTTTAACACGTAAACGTAtcaagataaattaaattactatgTTCATTTAGCCGATTAACCGAGAGAATTTGAACGGGATTACGTAAATGCAGATATTTTGAATTTGTATTCTTAAATTACTCGTAAAATTGCTTTCGTAACTCTTTGGTGCGCGAATATCATTGAATTTAACGAATTCAGGAGATCTTTTCAAAACGAAGACTAGGAAGGGGTCGAAGTTActagaattttcaaatatttcctaaTTAACAATCGAATATCGAAAAAAGTGTAACTATAGTGACACAGTTTGCAATAATGACGGCAGTGTTCCGTACAAAATTATTAGTGTGGGTGTTTGGTTCGTCTCTTGCATTCTActtactttaatattattcggGAGTAGCGAGGAATGTACGAGGATAAATACCGGcgatgatatttattacgagAAGAAACAACGATCATGAGTTTCTCGAAAGGTTATAATTGTCTGAATCGTAACGACGACGGACGATATAGGTATGATTCTTCCATCATTTGTTTTCCGATTGTATCGCTATATGCGTATTATGTGGACTACTATTATTGAATCTATAACAGATTTCCCCCCTTCGAAGAAAGAGGATTTATTTGCctccttcctttttcatttttcacttttttcattttttttcttttttttaactacTCAAAAACGATTTTTTACTAACACCGTAGTAGTACCTTCGAGTCTATTTCGTTTACTTCAACTTTGAAGTTCAACTATTCGTGCAGTTAATTTCGTCCAAATAAATGGGTTTCGTTTGCAGATCttttcataatatatacatacatacatgtatacatacatatttatacatatatatttatacccTATGGGTATTTCATATTGTTGTTATTTCATATCGGACACCTATTATTTGTCGTCTGTTGTGACATAACTCGTCCCATTTCTCGTTGGTCCACTCTTCGATGTGTTTCGTACCTCTTTCGCGTCTCAGCCTACCTTTCAGTTTTTATACTCGTTACATAATAGTAGATCGCGCGCGTAGATCTGATAAAAATCGGAAGCGTTATGCCAGTAGCCGGACGcattttttttacaacagaACGCTTTTACAATCTAGCCGTTCGTTGGCGGGTAGTTCGACTAAATTAGATTCTAGGATACTCTTTGCACCTACTGCATACGTACTTGTGTATCTTCGAAAAGCATCAACATAATTGTTTAACTTGGGACTTTCATTGCCAACCAACTTTCTCCTTATTCACGCGGTTAAAATGTAACGATTAGCTGTCGTTGGTTCAGTTAGACAGATGAAATTTGTCAAGTTTGACGCTGTTGTTGCAAATGTATCAGCTATTTGAAACTAATGTTAGGATTTTCTCGctttgtttctctttccttttgtttcaatattttttcgcTTCTTCTCATTCTTAACGAAGCGTATACTTAGCATACTATCAACTTTGTTCATTTCGTCTAATTTCATTCGACGATCGCTACTACTATTTCAACAAACTGTCTGGCTCGCTGTTTTAAATACCTACGTGacatttctttcgtatttaaCTATTTACACGtttaaacgattaatttaaatcttAGAAACAAGATATCTCCATTGCCGAACTATTCTCTAATATCATGTCCATAAACCATTAAACagaataataatgatattttcatATCGATATTAACATCGGTATAAATAGTATGTgagaaaggaattatttagAGAATTTAACCTGTAACGATTTGCTATTTTGCTACGTACGTTAACTTCGATCAACAATCTCCTTGTATACTTTCACaacaaaatttgcaatttcttaatgtttcaattttctcttaattttagCAAAACAAATCAGttgttatttgaaattcaattaatcgaattataataattttccataaagcTTCTCGTAACTGTTAccttcgttaaaataaaagtctacataaaataaaattaattaacgagtcGAACTAATCTGAAATTCTACCTAACGAACCTTCGTTATTAGAGTAACTCGGCTCTTTCATTGTCTTCTTTCATCGTATCCCGTTGTGTCCTAGTTAAGTCGTTCTAGTGGCAAGATTATGTAACAATATCGATGTAATCGGCGAATAacatgaaattaaatgaaattgaaggATCTCTTGCAAAGATCAGGTCTTGACATTTACGTtagagaaacgaaacgatcgtttcaAGATTAGTCATTGCCGTTATGCAACTTTCACCGTAAACACACACAACAGAACGTTTAATCCTCTAAAAAGTtagagaagaatttttataagaaatataagaattaattaaatacaagaaggtaaaaatatttggtaGATCGTTACGGAAAACGATGTTTTCACAGCTACTAGGTAAtacgtattcgtataaatattaacgaaTTTCTGCGAAATCGAAATTCGACGATCTATTATTGCGAGAAAGTAACGAGCATTGCCTTTCATGAAGTTGTGGGAAGGAATAAttgcgtttcttttcttttaccttttttcttttcttaccaGCCACACGGTATCTCTTTATAGTACGTtcgctttttaattgtatcgTTACATCGCCTTCGCGATACAAGCGAGTTATCGGATATTCGACGTTGATGTGttctaaatgaaatatactttatatcgtCACAACTCACAACTCACAACttgcaacaacaacaaattgTCCACACTCTGGGTAAATTTTTTGCgtataaaagatgaaaatctGTTAAAACTTGTTGTCAGAGTCGAGTGAATATCTTGTCGATGTCTTTTTACGCGGATTTAGCGGGACTAACAAAAGGGTAAATTTTTGCTTTTCCTCCATacgtatattacattttttgtatttaattcgaCGATTATGTGACGATCTATGTGAGAGAAGTAAGAACGATGTGTTGGATATACGTCGAaaagaaatgatttaaaatGACGTATCCAGGCGAGAAAGAATAACAGAGAAACAAgtattttcttcgtattatTCGCTGATCTAacgtaaatgaaatattgaaatttcgattcgtagaaaataaagaaaatttgtaaacgaCGACTTACAATGCGGTTCTCATGGTGAAGGCGATTAAGAATGTAACTTTTTAGTAATCACATGACAGATATTCACGAAAATTGATCGCGTCGTTTTATCGCGGCCCTTTGACATGCTGCGATCGACACGAGGCGCGCACGAAACGAAGAGCGGCGATCGTGTTAGTCGGAGCACCGCGGCAAGACTGAACATCGACTTGGAATCAGCTCCGCGACTTCGCGCTGTTACCTAACTTGCCAGAAACAAGAACCGAGTCTCCTAGACCGACACTCGTCTCACTTTTTTTCGTAGGTTCGTTCTATCCGCGAATGGATTGCGATTACGTCGAGGTAACagcgtaaataaaattctcgatCGCGCGTAGCACAGCTCTGCGTATCGTAAACGGCTTCACAACTGCATACGGTCGGCACGTCACGTTCCTCGGTGCAGAAATCCGCCGTCGCGTATCCGGTTCGATACGGGCGAGAATCGGACAGGGATCCGTGATACACGATAGTTGGACGGTTCGACGGGGGTAATAAAGTTTCGTGCGTGGGTTTTCGTAACGATCGACGCACAATGGGAATGAAATCATGCTTGAATATTTTCCAATCCATTTGAAATCTACCAGTACCTAATAATCTCCTatttacgttttacgtttaattattaCGATCGAATTGCGACACGGGATGACCACGTTGATCCTCTGTAAAATCGATCTGCGAATGTACCGCCTCTCTACCCATCGATAtctaaataattctaaataaatctaaatgaaTTGTACTTTCGCGGAATCGTAAAGATAGAAGAGGCGAGTTTTTGTTATCGATCGAAAGTGTCTCGGATCTAGGAATCGGATTATGCGTGTGGCATCGCGTGACGAAGAAAGCGAAGACAGCGAGATATATCGAGATTAAAGGATCGAGTGTAGGTTTTCCTCATTTACATAGATATCGACTCTAATCGATGCTCCATATAGCAAACTCCAGCGAGTTTGTATCTCCAGTCGTGAAATTTTCTTATCCGAAGAAAGAACCGGGTACTTGGTACTTTCGTCGTCTTACGACCTCCGGAAGGTCGCTACGGGCATCCAACTCCGCAGGAACGCGCTTTCGTCGACCGAGTCGCGCGTTGCATAATTCGGAAAGAACGACAGTCGGAGTCCGGCTGGATCGACCGACGGAAATCGCCATAAACCTATTCGCGGTCTCTCGGATCCTCGTATACGAATGTCCGTAAACTGGCGTCTTTGTGCCCAGAAGCAATCTCTCGAGAGCTTTGAATCTGTTAAACGGAGCAGACGTATCGTCTCGTTGTTTGCAGTACACTTTTCTAGTAACTTTGACAGCTTGACACTCGAGGAACGAGATTCGTCCTTGTCGCGATACGTCTTTTACGTTGCTCGTCCCAAATGGATGTCCTTCCTCTATTCGCAGGATGGCCGATGACCGATCGCTTGATTAAACGACGTTAAACTTTTTTAACTCGTTATACTCGTTACGCCTGGTAAAAGttgaacgaaaacaaataatttgtattcgCTTTATCTCAAAATTCATTTCTACGAAGATCTCGCTTCCGCTTACGTGACGATACGTTCTcgtcttctttctctcgttaaGAACCTATATATAGGTAGTTTTTATCGCTACTGCTTTCCTTTCGGTAACTTATAGAGTTATACCAATGCACATTGACGGAAACGATCCAACACATGTTCTTAGAACATTGATATTAGCTACGAACGTCGaggaaatatttcattgaaacacAGTTTACCTCTTAGCTCGTACTTTGCgatatttccttcttcttgCTTTCTCGTATTATCCTCGATGTTATATTCTTACTACGGCGTTAACGGGATGGTTAACGGGATattggaaaatacaaaatttatacaaaatatagcaAACAATAGGAAGAGAAACGTACAAGGAGCAGTTCACGTATTATTGTATTGTTACAATAACGGACGAACAAATGCTAGTGTATTTTCAAgtttagataaaattttagtaaCTTTCATCTATTTACCCATCTTAAGATATCCGGCAGCATCGTTAAACTTTCTTTGTCCAGATTAGCCGATTATACAGCTCGGAACAACACTTGCTCGACAACGACATCGTCAGAAACTTGAGTCGTTGGAACTCAACTTGACGTTGTTTCATCGcctaataatattcaaatacctGCATTCCCTCTCGCGTCCGTTCTGAATAGGACAAGCCctacatacgtatataaatgtaatgtatgtaaatgtatatagaaatacctCGTGTAAACGCGCAACGGCGTTTCAAGTCTGGCGcgattcttcaatttttatgtcTTGATCTCGCTCTCGTTTCCGAGTCTCGCAGCGAAAAGACTTTTAACGCTCGAAGAAAATCTTAAAGGCTCGTACGTACATTTCGTAACTCGAGGATCGAATTGACTCATTGTCAGAATTTCGGAACTCGTGGCGGTTGCGCGaataaaacggaagaaaacCAGCAGCTtggacgaagaaagaaactaaCTCCGTAGAAGGAGATAccttttgtatttatttcatatatattatattgtataatataaatattttttgcgaACCAAGAGACATCTTGAGAATGTGACCTTTATACAGAGATTCGAAACGAGGCGACGAGCAGAGACTGTCTTAGACGAGAGAGAATCGTCTAATCTCTAGGATCAACAACGAGTCGAACACGTTACAACGTACAGTTGGTACAAGTTGGAGTAACCTCGCGTAGTATGCATCCTGTTACGAGTGCTTCTCACGTGCTTACGTTCCCTGCATTTCGAGAAACCGTGCAATGCCCTTTGCCTGCGATGGTAAAGGTGAATGGCATGTTTAAAAGGGCCGTTCGTTCCGACTTTCCGGCATTAAGCAGCGGTAGATAGAGAATCGTGGCCAGGCCGGTCGATCGGCATAGATGCCGACTCATTGGTTAAGG
This Bombus pascuorum chromosome 1, iyBomPasc1.1, whole genome shotgun sequence DNA region includes the following protein-coding sequences:
- the LOC132912504 gene encoding uncharacterized protein LOC132912504, with the protein product MRTAFALRDVLVIIWLALVVRVKSAIMPPPWADPSSNPCAAQPRGWQLLFWPPDGKCYKIFQIGAPCPETMELGPAAGRGGTVAECRCPPGTVQSPRDALCHKIYTRASCSKGQYFAPVPKTSGKSRWGVCHDPEPCTGKGEVYWPRDGKCYPKFSKGPCPKGELLAVDEDGLTVCSCSRNGELGRYHWAGSVGGCHEHYTKGPCTEPGELFLPGGVCGCHSKLPHYHEPTAMCYQLGGIGPCPQGHHFIVTNTITNEEIVQAKCVCKPGHVLYENGFCYRLYTKGPCENGYMLINSTTCIPVPCKRGRLYFSQEKTCYKIGTRGPCPNGQVVLYDYNIRPSVDGISYNGVCGCINILTDSKKCSEEINDSCESTPGMVEINKTCYKLYTQGPCTAGEWLVARRMPKQSLWKNEESEPRARCECRPGYKRITDSPQISELESNNLFSLGSCQPPTVSLAKFLNGRVKSINF